The following are encoded together in the Bradyrhizobium genosp. L genome:
- the lipB gene encoding lipoyl(octanoyl) transferase LipB, which yields MVNDRQSLDLTTFALPAGGGNVEWRIADQPVPYPDSLAAMDARVAAIAAGTAPEMVWLLEHPPLYTSGTSGKADDLLNPRFPTFESGRGGQVTYHGPGQRVAYVMLDLKRRRPDVRAYVASLEEWIIRTLAAFNVRGERREDRVGVWVRRPDKGASHEDKIAAIGVRLRRWVSFHGIAINVEPDLSHFNAIVPCGVVDPRYGVTSLVDLGLPVTMADVDIALRQAFAEVFGDTAARLPEATI from the coding sequence ATGGTTAACGACCGCCAAAGCCTTGATTTGACGACCTTTGCGCTGCCGGCGGGCGGCGGGAACGTCGAATGGCGGATCGCGGACCAGCCGGTGCCCTACCCCGATTCCCTCGCTGCCATGGACGCCAGGGTGGCGGCGATCGCCGCAGGCACCGCGCCGGAGATGGTCTGGCTGTTGGAGCACCCGCCGCTCTATACCTCCGGCACCAGCGGCAAGGCCGATGACCTGTTGAACCCGCGCTTTCCGACCTTCGAGAGCGGCCGCGGCGGCCAGGTCACCTATCACGGCCCCGGCCAGCGGGTCGCCTATGTGATGCTCGACCTGAAGCGGCGCCGGCCGGACGTGCGCGCCTATGTCGCCTCGCTGGAGGAATGGATCATCCGCACGCTCGCGGCCTTCAACGTCCGCGGCGAGCGCCGCGAGGACCGCGTTGGGGTCTGGGTTCGCCGCCCGGACAAGGGCGCGAGCCACGAGGACAAGATCGCCGCGATCGGCGTGCGGCTGCGGCGCTGGGTCTCGTTCCACGGCATTGCCATCAATGTCGAACCCGACCTCTCGCACTTCAACGCGATCGTGCCCTGCGGCGTGGTCGATCCGCGCTACGGCGTCACCTCGCTGGTCGATCTCGGGCTGCCGGTGACGATGGCCGATGTCGACATCGCGCTCCGGCAGGCGTTTGCCGAGGTGTTCGGTGACACCGCGGCGCGCCTGCCGGAAGCGACGATCTAG
- a CDS encoding tautomerase family protein: MPLITITYATSRQSSSLKSDIAAAVSELTAKILHKDPKVTAIIVKPADAADWFAGGKSLAEQRLASYWLDIHITEGTNTKDEKAAYLAALFQRMGELLGPLHNESYAHVDEVKGDAYGFGGLTQERRYIAGKLEVAPQKAA; the protein is encoded by the coding sequence ATGCCCCTCATCACCATCACCTACGCGACCTCACGCCAGTCGTCGTCGCTGAAGTCCGACATCGCCGCCGCGGTTTCGGAGCTCACCGCAAAGATCCTGCACAAGGATCCCAAGGTCACCGCCATCATCGTGAAGCCGGCCGATGCCGCCGACTGGTTTGCCGGCGGCAAATCGCTCGCCGAGCAGAGGCTGGCGAGCTACTGGCTCGACATCCACATCACCGAGGGCACCAACACCAAGGACGAGAAGGCGGCCTATCTCGCCGCGCTGTTCCAGCGCATGGGCGAGCTGCTCGGCCCGCTGCACAATGAGAGTTACGCCCATGTCGACGAGGTCAAAGGCGATGCCTACGGCTTCGGCGGCCTGACCCAGGAGCGCCGCTACATCGCCGGCAAGCTCGAGGTCGCGCCGCAGAAGGCGGCGTGA
- a CDS encoding FliM/FliN family flagellar motor switch protein translates to MATLDKVSVDLMVVLGTTTMPIHQVMRLSRGAIIELDATEADEVKILANNLPVASGVVLVDRNRIAVEVKQMLPKSPDVR, encoded by the coding sequence GTGGCCACCCTCGATAAAGTCAGCGTAGATCTCATGGTGGTCCTCGGCACGACCACAATGCCCATTCACCAGGTGATGCGGCTGTCCCGCGGCGCCATCATCGAACTGGACGCCACCGAGGCGGACGAGGTCAAGATCCTCGCCAACAACCTCCCGGTGGCCAGCGGCGTCGTGCTGGTCGACCGCAACCGAATCGCGGTCGAAGTCAAGCAGATGCTGCCGAAATCTCCCGATGTCAGGTAG